The Panicum hallii strain FIL2 chromosome 9, PHallii_v3.1, whole genome shotgun sequence genome has a window encoding:
- the LOC112874474 gene encoding calcium-transporting ATPase 3, endoplasmic reticulum-type, producing MEDAYAKSVAEVLEAFGVDRTKGLSDSQVEQHARLYGKNVLPQEESTPFWKLVLKQFDDLLVKILIAAAVISFLLARMNGETGLSAFLEPSVIFMILAANAAVGVITETNAEKALEELRAYQADIATVLRNGCFSILPATELVPGDIVEVGVGCKVPADMRMVEMLSHQLRVDQAILTGESCSVAKELESTSAMNAVYQDKTNILFSGTVVVAGRARAVVIGVGSNTAMGSIRDAMLRTEDEATPLKKKLDEFGTFLAKVIAGICILVWVVNIGHFRDPSHGGFVRGAIHYFKVAVALAVAAIPEGLPAVVTTCLALGTKRMARLSAIVRSLPSVETLGCTTVICSDKTGTLTTNMMSVSKVCVVRSVHQRPMTDEYSISGTTFAPEGFIYDAGGLQLEFPPQSPCLLHLAMCSALCNESTLQFNPDKKCYEKIGESTEVALRVLVEKVGLPGFDSMPSALNMLTKHERASYCNRYWENQFRKISILEFSRDRKMMSVLCSRKQQEIMFSKGAPESIMARCTHILCNDDGSSVPLTMDIRNELEARFQSFAGKDTLRCLALALKRMPAGQQSISYADEANLTFIGLVGMLDPPREEVRDAIHSCMSAGIRVIVVTGDNKSTAESLCRQIGAFEHLDDFAGYSYTASEFEGLPPLERTNALQRMVLFSRVEPSHKKMLVEALQTHNEVVAMTGDGVNDAPALKKADIGIAMGSGTAVAKSASDMVLADDNFATIVAAVAEGRAIYNNTKQFIRYMISSNIGEVVCIFVAAVLGMPDTLIPVQLLWVNLVTDGLPATAIGFNKPDGNIMTVKPRKVNEAVVSGWLFFRYLVIGAYVGLATIAGFVWWFVYSENGPGLPYSELVNFDSCSARQTSYPCSIFEDRHPSTVSMTVLVVVEMFNALNNLSENQSLLVIHPWSNLWLVGSIILTMLLHVAVLYIEPLAALFSVSPLSWAEWKIVLYLSFPVILIDEVLKLFSRSPRGRRFPLRLWRRDILPKESRDN from the exons GTACTCCCTTTTGGAAGTTAGTTTTGAAGCAATTTGATGATTTACTCGTCAAAATATTGATAGCAGCTGCTGTGATATCCTTCCTTTTGGCTCGAATGAATGGTGAAACTGGATTATCAGCATTTTTGGAACCATCT GTCATCTTTATGATACTGGCAGCAAATGCAGCTGTGGGTGTGATTACTGAAACTAATGCTGAAAAAGCTCTTGAG GAGCTCCGTGCTTATCAAGCTGATATTGCAACGGTGCTGCGCAATG GTTGCTTTTCTATACTTCCAGCAACCGAACTTGTCCCTGGAGATATAGTTGAAGTAGGAG TTGGTTGCAAAGTTCCGGCTGACATGAGAATGGTTGAAATGTTAAGCCACCAATTGCGTGTTGACCAAGCAATTCTTACAG GAGAAAGCTGTTCAGTCGCTAAAGAGCTCGAATCAACTTCAGCAATGAATGCCGTCTACCAGGACAAAACAAACATTCTTTTTTCG GGCACTGTTGTTGTAGCTGGCAGAGCAAGAGCAGTTGTTATTGGGGTTGGATCTAATACTGCAATGGGAAGTATACGTGATGCTATGCTTAGAACAGAGGAT GAAGCAACACCGTTGAAGAAAAAGCTTGATGAGTTTGGTACTTTTTTGGCAAAG GTGATAGCAGGGATATGTATACTTGTTTGGGTTGTAAATATTGGACATTTCCGAGATCCTTCTCATGGTGGCTTTGTTAGGGGTGCCATCCACTATTTTAAG GTAGCCGTAGCTCTTGCTGTTGCAGCTATTCCAGAAGGTCTTCCAGCTGTTGTAACAAC GTGCTTAGCTCTTGGTACCAAGAGAATGGCTCGCTTGAGCGCCATTGTTAGGTCTCTTCCCTCTGTAGAGACATTAGGATGCACAACGGTTATTTGCAGTGACAAAACCGGTACTCTCACAACAAACATGATGTCTGTGTCAAAG GTGTGTGTTGTGCGGTCTGTACACCAGAGACCAATGACTGATGAGTACTCCATTAGTGGAACAACATTTGCTCCTGAAGGTTTTATTTATGACGCTGGTGGATTGCAG CTGGAGTTTCCCCCACAATCACCATGTCTCCTTCATCTTGCTATGTGTTCAGCTCTTTGTAACGAGTCCACTCTACAATTCAACCCTGATAAAAAATGTTATGAAAAAATTGGAGAGTCCACTGAAGTTGCTCTGCGTGTGCTTGTGGAGAAG GTTGGTCTTCCTGGTTTTGATTCAATGCCTTCAGCCCTCAACATGTTAACTAAGCATGAGCGTGCATCGTACTGCAACCGTTATTGGGAAAATCAGTTCAGAAAG ATATCCATTCTAGAGTTCTCCCGAGATCGCAAAATGATGAGCGTCCTTTGCAGTAGAAAACAACAAGAGATTATGTTTTCAAAAGGTGCCCCTGAAAGTATAATGGCAAGATGCACACATATATTGTGCAATGATGATGGTTCTTCAGTACCATTGACTATGGATATTCGTAATGAGTTGGAAGCTAGATTTCAAAG TTTTGCAGGGAAAGATACACTAAGGTGCTTGGCATTAGCATTAAAACGGATGCCAGCTGGTCAACAAAGCATCTCTTATGCTGACGAGGCCAACCTCACATTTATAGGATTG GTTGGGATGCTTGATCCACCAAGAGAAGAAGTTCGGGATGCTATCCACTCTTGTATGTCTGCGGGGATCCGTGTTATAGTTGTTACTGGGGATAACAAG TCTACAGCAGAATCTCTGTGTCGGCAAATTGGTGCTTTTGAGCACTTGGATGACTTTGCGGGGTATTCCTATACAGCATCAGAATTTGAAGGATTGCCTCCTCTGGAAAGGACAAACGCATTGCAAAGGATGGTTCTGTTTTCAAG AGTGGAACCTTCCCACAAGAAGATGCTTGTTGAAGCCTTGCAAACACACAATGAAGTG GTTGCTATGACTGGAGATGGTGTCAATGATGCACCTGCGCTGAAGAAAGCGGATATAGGAATAGCAATGGGGTCAGGAACCGCAGTTGCAAAG AGTGCGTCAGACATGGTTTTGGCGGATGACAACTTCGCCACAATTGTTGCT GCTGTTGCGGAGGGAAGGGCCATATATAATAACACCAAGCAGTTTATTCGGTACATGATCTCATCAAATATTGGAGAGGTGGTTTGTATTTTTGTGGCGGCAGTGCTTGGGATGCCTGACACACTCATACCT GTCCAGCTACTCTGGGTGAACCTTGTTACTGATGGGTTGCCTGCAACTGCAATTGGTTTCAATAAGCCTGATGGCAACATCATGACAGTCAAGCCCCGCAAG GTTAATGAAGCTGTCGTTAGTGGTTGGCTCTTTTTCCGTTATTTGGTCATTGGAG CTTATGTCGGCCTTGCTACTATAGCAGGTTTTGTTTGGTGGTTCGTTTATTCTGAAAATGGTCCTGGATTACCATACTCTGAGTTG GTCAATTTTGATTCATGTTCTGCCAGGCAAACTTCTTATCCTTGCAGCATCTTTGAGGATCGTCATCCATCCACTGTTTCAATGACCGTGCTTGTTGTTGTCGAGATGTTTAATGCCTTGAATAACCTAAGTGAAAACCAATCTCTGCT TGTCATTCATCCATGGAGTAACCTATGGCTTGTTGGGTCAATTATTCTGACAATGCTTCTTCACGTAGCAGTCCTGTACATTGAACCACTAGCCGCTCTTTTCTCG GTGTCTCCACTATCATGGGCTGAGTGGAAGATTGTTCTTTATCTATCCTTCCCT GTAATTCTGATTGATGAGGTATTGAAATTATTTTCGAGAAGCCCACGAG GTCGAAGATTCCCTTTAAGGTTGTGGAGACGTGATATACTTCCGAAAGAGTCAAGAgataattag